A single genomic interval of Arthrobacter globiformis harbors:
- a CDS encoding zf-HC2 domain-containing protein, whose product MNGKEVHELLGAYLLGGLEDAERLRFEDHLKQCGTCRSELSDLESLPGLLDAVPVPDAVALAVPAAIRPGSNAALPPPAPVPQPILDQLAARRRNSRRRLTALVGVVAAACLALGFAAAPFFDPADKPDASYSVKADTGLQVTVGMVKKTWGTELAVDARSLPQNGRLSLWVKDRAGVADRACAWMATPSGRVRVTSATPLQYTSIASVELRNDRQQTIAVIAVPGT is encoded by the coding sequence GTGAACGGCAAGGAAGTCCATGAGCTGCTGGGGGCATACCTGCTGGGAGGGCTCGAAGACGCAGAGAGGCTGCGCTTCGAGGACCACCTCAAGCAGTGCGGCACCTGCCGCAGCGAACTGTCGGACCTGGAATCCCTGCCGGGACTGCTGGATGCCGTGCCGGTCCCGGACGCCGTGGCGCTCGCCGTCCCGGCGGCAATCCGGCCTGGCTCCAATGCCGCGTTACCTCCCCCGGCCCCCGTCCCCCAGCCGATACTGGACCAACTGGCGGCCCGCCGTCGTAATTCCCGACGGCGGCTGACGGCCCTTGTGGGTGTGGTGGCCGCGGCCTGCCTCGCCCTGGGATTTGCGGCGGCGCCTTTCTTTGATCCCGCAGACAAGCCCGATGCCAGCTACTCGGTCAAGGCCGATACCGGCTTGCAGGTCACGGTGGGAATGGTCAAGAAAACCTGGGGTACCGAACTGGCCGTCGACGCGCGGAGCCTGCCCCAGAACGGCCGGCTTTCACTGTGGGTGAAGGACCGCGCCGGGGTTGCGGACCGGGCCTGCGCGTGGATGGCGACACCGAGCGGAAGGGTCCGGGTCACCAGCGCTACGCCGCTGCAGTACACGAGCATCGCCAGCGTCGAATT